The DNA sequence CCACGCGCTTCTCGCGGGCACGCTCGATCAGTCGCAGCATCAGGTAGCGGGCCCGCTCCCGGCCGCGCTCGTCCACCGCGGCGTCGAGCGAGTCGAGCCACTCCTGCGTTTCCTCGGGATCGAAGTCAGGAACCTGACTCGGAAGGCCGCCAATGATGATCGGGTTGCGATCGGATGCGGAAGCCACGCTGTTCCTTACCTGTCAGAGGGCCGTGAGAAGGCCGCTGTTTCGCTGATACGGCCGGATTTGCGCCGCTCCCATGGTCCACCCCGGGGCCCCGGACGTCATCTCTACCGAGAGGTAATCCGGTGGTGGGACCGGTACGGTGACGCATGGGACGTACTTGCGAGTCTCGTACCCTCAGACGGTTCCCAAACGCCCAAACAGGGCACAAAGGTGTGGTGCACGTCACTGCGGGCCATGATGGTGTGCCTGGAGTTGCGGTGACCCGGCCGGGAACGTCACCGTTTCGGCGGTCCGGATGGCCGGGTACTTGCGCGATCGGTCCCGCCCGTGTGGACTACGGCCAATGCTTCGCGCACGCGCGTGGCTGAGATATTCCCAAGACATGATCAGGAGGCAACCCGTGAGCGCGACCGCGGACCACGCGGAGGAGCGGACGAACCCTGCCGCCAGGCTGGGGTTCCAGCCCGGGCAGGTGGTCCAGGAGATCGGCTACGACGACGACGTCGACCAGGAGCTCCGCGAGGCCATCGAGGGCGTCATCGAGAGCGACCTTGTCGATGAGGACTACGACGACGTGGCCGACGCCGTTGTGTTGTGGTTCCGCGACGACGACGGCGACCTGACGGATGCGCTGGTGGATGCCACCACGTACATCGAAGAGGGCGGCGCGATCCTGCTGCTGACGCCGAAGACCGGCCGTTCGGGGTACGTGGAGCCGAGTGACATCTCGGAAGCCGCGACCACGGCCGGCCTGACGGCGTCGAAGAGCGTCAGCGTCGGCAAGGACTGGAGCGGCAGCCGGCTGGCGACGCCGAAGGCGGCCAAGTCGAAGCGGTAGACCACTGCCCGGGACGGGCCGGCCACGTCGTGCGTCGGCCCGTCCGAAGGCCTGGCCTGCTCCCTGCGTAGGGTGTTTCCGAGCGAATCACCCCCCGAAGGGACGAACACGACGATGGCGATCCAGGTCGGCGACAAGGCCCCCGACTTCGAACTCAAGGACAACCACGGCGCCACCGTGACGCTGTCCGGCTTCCGTGGCCGGAAGAACGTGGTGGTGCTCTTCTACCCGTTCGCCTTCACCGGCGTGTGCACCGGCGAGCTGTGCGAGGTCCGCGACCGGCTGCCGCAGTTCTCGGACCGCGACACCCAGGTGCTCGCCGTCTCCAACGACTCCATCCACACCCTGCGCGTCTTCGCCGAGCAGGAGGGACTGGAGTACCCGCTGCTCAGCGACTTCTGGCCGCACGGCAACGTCTCGCGGGCGTACGGCGTCTTCGACGAGGACAAGGGGTGTGCCGTGCGCGGGACCTTCATCATCGACAAGGAGGGCGTCGTGCGCTGGACCGTCGTCAACGGTCTGCCGGACGCCCGTGACCTGAACGAGTACGTCAAGGCACTCGACACCCTGTGATTCTTCGGTTCCAGGGCCTGCGGGCCCCGGGAACCCGTCACTAGGATCGACTCGTTGATCCGACATCCAACGCACTACGGGGCTCCCCGCCCCTGGACACCAAGGGAGGACTCG is a window from the Streptomyces capillispiralis genome containing:
- a CDS encoding peroxiredoxin gives rise to the protein MAIQVGDKAPDFELKDNHGATVTLSGFRGRKNVVVLFYPFAFTGVCTGELCEVRDRLPQFSDRDTQVLAVSNDSIHTLRVFAEQEGLEYPLLSDFWPHGNVSRAYGVFDEDKGCAVRGTFIIDKEGVVRWTVVNGLPDARDLNEYVKALDTL
- a CDS encoding DUF3052 domain-containing protein, which codes for MSATADHAEERTNPAARLGFQPGQVVQEIGYDDDVDQELREAIEGVIESDLVDEDYDDVADAVVLWFRDDDGDLTDALVDATTYIEEGGAILLLTPKTGRSGYVEPSDISEAATTAGLTASKSVSVGKDWSGSRLATPKAAKSKR